ACTGCACTCGCCCGCTACCTCGACGAACCGGTCCGGCTGCGCAACAGCGAGTTCGGCAAGAAGGTCACCGACCACGTCTGGCACTGCCCCGTCCGTGCCGCCCCCGAAGACCGCCACCTCTCCGACACCGAATGGGGCGAGATCGCCCAGCGCATCGTCCAGGCGGCTGGCATCGCCCCCACGGGTGACGACCTCGCCTGCCGCTGGATCACCGTACGCCACGCCGACGACCACATCCACATCCTCGCCACCACCGTCCGCGAAGACGGCCGCCGCCCCAAACTCCACGACAGCGGCCTCCGCGTCGGCGACGCATGCCGCGAGATCGAAAAGGACTACGGACTGCGCCAGCTGAAGAAGGGCGACCGCACTGGCGCCCGCAGCCCCACCCAGGCCGAGATGCACAAGGCCGAACGCCTCGGCTGGGAACAGACCAGCCCCGAGTGGCTGCAGGACCGTATCCGCGCCGCCATCCCCCACGTGACCAACGCCGAGGAATTCCTGTCCTACCTGGAAGCCGACGGCATCGAGGTCAAGGCCCGGCGCGGCCCATCAGGCGACCTTCTGGGGTATGCGGTCGGCCGACCCGGCGACGTCAACGAGAACGGCGAGCAGATCTTCCACCCCGGAGGCAAGATCGCCCCCGGCCTCTCCCTGCCCAAAATCACCGCCCGCCTCGAATCCAGCCGGCCCGAAGAACACCCCACCGCCCGCCGCAACCGCGCCAGCACCCCCTGGCATCAAGCCGCCGACGCTCTCGACACCCTCCACGCCGACCTCGCCGATGACACCCACGCCCAGGCCCACGTCAGCGCCCTCGGTGAACTGATCGAAGCGACCTCCCAGAAGGCACCCGCCAATCTGCGCGCCGAACTCCAGGCTGCCTCGAAGGCGTTCGCCCGGGCCCAGCGGTCCCAGGTCCGGGCGGAAGACCGCGCCGCCCACGCCCTGCGCAGCGCGGCACGCGACATCGTCCGCACCGCCACTGGCCCTGACGGTAGCGCGCTGGCCGCTCTGGTCGCAGCTCTGGTCTGGGCTGCCATCGTCGCTGGGCGCTGGCACGAAGCGAAGAGCCATGCCCACCAGGCCGACGCCGCCCGCCAGACCGTCCGGCACCTCCAGATGGCCGCTGACCGCGCCCTCGCCCCGACACTCGCCGAACTCGCAGCCCGGCCGCCGAGGGAGGAAGCCCGTCGCGTTCTGGTCGGCGACGTACGGGCAGCCGTCCCCGACCACGCCGAACGGATATTCGCCGACCCGGCCTGGTTTGCGCTCGCCACCGTCCTCGCCGACGCCGAAGCCCGCGGCCACGAACCCCACCAGCTCCTCAAGGAAGCCGCTGCCCAACGCGAGCTGACCACCGCCCGTCAACCTGCCCGAGTCCTGATCACCCGCATCCAGCACACCGGCCGAAACCCGGCACCAAACCGCCGCGCCGAAGCCGCCCGCCGACGCTCGACCATGGCAAGCACGGTCCTCACGGAGCAGAGCCGCAACCCCCAGACCGCAGTAGCGGCGACGACACCCACCGAAAAGCAGCACCGACAGCGCCGGTAGGTATCAAGCATTTCACGTGCCCTGATCACCGTTGCGCTTGGCCGCCGCCCTCCGACCTGGGGGTCTGGGGTTTGCGGTGCTTGCCGGTGCCGGAGCCGAGCGGCTTCGGCACCGGGCCTGCGGGCGGCGGCTCACTGGCTTCTGGGTACAGGATGGCCTTGGCCTCGGCCAAGTTGGAGGCGAACCCGTACGGCTCCCACACGTGCCCGTTCCAGCGCTCGATGGCGCGGGGTGCATCTGGGTTCAGATGGGATGCCCTGGGGCCGTCGCCGGAGACGACAGGCACGGCGCGAAGTCGGCCGATCTTCGCGTCGCGGCGTTCCGCCCAATCCCTCAGCGGCTCGTCGTCCATCCGGGCCTTCCTCGCGTCTGCGGCGGCTGTCTCAGGAGGGTAGCGGCCACTGCGGGCCGTTCGGATTCCCGAGCCAGACGACCTGTTCGCCGCGGGAGACCGTCACACCGAACGCGGCGGTGCTCGGTGAGCCGTACTCCTCCCAGGTGCCCACCGCCGACTCGACCGCTTCCCACAGGCGGCGCGGGCCACCTTGGCGGACCTGCCAGCCGTCGTCCGTAGGAGCCAGGACGGCGAAGGAATCGGTGACGCTGTCCAGCACGAATGTGCTGGCTGGCCCGCCGTCGACCGCCATGGAGAAGGAGCGGGCGTCCGGCGCCGCGAGCTGAGCCATGAAGGCCGGACCGGAGCTGCTGAGGACCTCTGGGCCGTACGTTGCCTTCCGCGTCGTTCCGTCGTCGGGCGCCGGAATCATGCCGAGGCTCTCCGGCGCGTCCTGCTGGCGGGCGATCATGAAGCTCGGATCGTCCTCGCTGAACCAGCCGCTCGCGCTGTCTCCAGTCACGATGAGTTTGACCAGGCCGAGGGAGCGCATCCAGCCGCGCAGGGTGGTGAGGATGACGCCGCCTGGCTGCACCTGGTTCAGCCAGGCGGGCGGGATGTTGCGGAAGCCGCATGTGGCGATCAGCCGGTCGTACGGGGCTCCGTCTGGGTGGCCGGCGCGGCCGTCCCCCACCAACAGCCGAGGGGTGTATCCGGCTGTGGTGAGAGCCTCGCGGGCGCGACGGGCCACGCCGTCGTCCGTCTCGATCGAGGCCACGCGCTCGCTGCCGAGCCGGTGGCACATGAGTGCTGTGGAGTAGCCAGTGCCGGTGCCGATCTCCAGGATGTTCATGCCGTCCTGCACGTCGAGGTCTTCGAGCATCCGAACCACGAGGCTCGGCAAGGTCGACGACGAGGTGGGGGCGGCATTGCTGATGGGCTTCGGGTCGGCCCAGTCGATGTCCCGGCTGTCGAACTGGGTCATCCATGTCTCGTCGGTGTAGACGAGACGGAGCCACTCCTCCTGGCCGGCGGTTTCCGGTGTGACTGGCTCCCAGGTGGTGACGCCGGGAGTGTTGCTCTCCCGGTAGAACCGAGGGACGAACAGGTGGCGAGGAGTGGCCTCGACGGCGGCACGCCAGGCCGGCGACCGCAGCCAGCCGTCCTCCTGTAGTTGTCCGGCGAGGCGGCGCCGTAGATCGACCGCGACCGTCTCGATATCGGTCTCACTGGCCACGGATGCCTCCTTCCAGGAGATCGGCGAGTGCGGCGGTCATAGGCAGACCTGTCGGCGGCTCCATCCATGCCCACTGTCCGGAAGGATTGCACTCGATGAAGATCCACTCGCCGGAGTCGGTCAGAGCGAAGTCGAATGCTCCGAAGACGAGCCCGAAGTGCTTCAGGTAGGCACGCATAGACCGCTCCACCGTTGGCGGCGCGGCAAGCGGCGTGTAGGTGTGCGTGTTGTAGTCCGTCCGCCAGTCGAGGAGGCCGGAGTCGATTCGTACGGCGAAGATCTGATCGCCGATGACCGTGACGCGGACGTCGGCGACCTTGTGCACGCACTGCTGGAACAGGTGCATGGTGCCGGTGACGGAGTCGTCGATCTCGTCGACGGTCACCTCGGTCACCGGCACGGTCCGGGCCTTGCCGTCGACCAGATAGAGCGGCACCGAGATCGACTTGAAGATGACGGTGCCGTGCTCCTTGATGAAGGCCCGCGCGTCGTGGGGAACGTTGGTGATCAAGGTCGGCGGCACTGTGAAGCCGACCGCCGCTGCTGCCGCTAGCCCGGCGGGCTTGTATTCGGCGTCGCCAATGCGGTTGGGGTGGTTGACGTAGAGGCAGCCGGGCAGAGAGGTCAGGATGCCGCCGAGGCCGTAGCGGGCCTGAGCCACGGCGAACCGTTCGTCCTGCCTGTCGAGGTGGGGGAACGCAAACCCGGAGGGGCGCCGGTAGTACACGGACCGCACGGCACCCAGCTCGGCACGTCGGCTCGGGGTCTGCACGCTTCCCCGCCAGCTGTCGGTGCCGCCGATGGCGGCCGAGCACGACAGCGTGGCGGGGAAGTCACCGGAGTCGAACCGCACGACCGGGACACCCCGGTCGTGCAGCTCGGCGATCACGAAGTCCGCGGTCGGGTCGTCGAGGTTGGTGACGACCAGGACCGGATGATCGTTGTTCGTCACCAGAGTCACTGGTCGGTGTCGTTCCCCGTGTCGCTGTCGGGGGCGTCACCGCCGGCGCGGTCTCCCTGCCCCGTGGTGCCGGTCGCGGGGTTGGTGCCGGAGGACGTGCCGTGGCCCGGGGACATGGTGGGTGCCCCCGAGGCGTCGAAGTACCGGGCGGTCTGCGTCTCCGGGTCCAGCTTCACCGCCGCGTAGTCCGGGCCCTCGACGGGCGGGTACGGGGCGAGACGCCGCAGCCCCCATGGAGCTGCGGTCAGGTGTCCTTGCGGCAGCGGGCTGCCGGTGGGGAAGCGATCCATGTAGTTGAACACGGTTTTCCTTCCTGTCGGAAGTTCATGTCCTTCGATGTGACTTGCTCACCCGCTTAGGCGCGTCCGGGACAGAGCCGCCCGAGCGGGGGTCTCATGGGCGCCGGAGGCGCCAAGGTTGCGTCGGAACTGAGTCGAGGCGCCGCAGTCCGTCGAGGACTCGGTGGAGAAGACTGACGTCCGCTGGACGCGCCTCTACGGCCAGCCGGCCGTCGCCGTACCAGTGGCCGAGCTGCCGCTGCCACGTGTTCTCGGCACGCTGTGCCTCCACGCGGATCTCTCCGAGCGCCAGACCCGATTCGACGTGGAGTCGCAGTAGATCGACCGGAGTTATGCGGAGAGGTTCCGGCACTGCCGCTGCGTCAGGCACGGGGCCGAAGGCGAGCTCTACGCACGCGTCCGGGCGAGGGTGGTCGATGAGCTCCTCCGAGGACATGAGCCGTAAGACCACGCGCGGAGTCAGCACGAGGCCGGCACCCGCAGCTCGGCCCAGACGAGCTTTCCCCAGCGATGCAGGTCGTAGCCCCATCGCCAGCTCAGTGACTCCACGAGGAGAAGACCACGACCGTCCTCCGAGTCGTCGTCGGGGTCGGCCGGCTCGGGAGTGGCACGGCACTTGTCTGCGACGCCGATCCGAACCACCTCAGCCGTCTCGCGTCGAATCACCACTCGGACCACGCGACACCGCGTGTGATTGACGGCGTTGGTGATCAGCTCCGACACGACCAGAGTCCCAGCCTCTGCCAGCTCGCCTATGCCCCAAGTATTCAGAGCGGCG
The Streptomyces sp. CGMCC 4.7035 DNA segment above includes these coding regions:
- the tgmC gene encoding ATP-grasp peptide maturase system methyltransferase codes for the protein MASETDIETVAVDLRRRLAGQLQEDGWLRSPAWRAAVEATPRHLFVPRFYRESNTPGVTTWEPVTPETAGQEEWLRLVYTDETWMTQFDSRDIDWADPKPISNAAPTSSSTLPSLVVRMLEDLDVQDGMNILEIGTGTGYSTALMCHRLGSERVASIETDDGVARRAREALTTAGYTPRLLVGDGRAGHPDGAPYDRLIATCGFRNIPPAWLNQVQPGGVILTTLRGWMRSLGLVKLIVTGDSASGWFSEDDPSFMIARQQDAPESLGMIPAPDDGTTRKATYGPEVLSSSGPAFMAQLAAPDARSFSMAVDGGPASTFVLDSVTDSFAVLAPTDDGWQVRQGGPRRLWEAVESAVGTWEEYGSPSTAAFGVTVSRGEQVVWLGNPNGPQWPLPS
- a CDS encoding relaxase/mobilization nuclease domain-containing protein; the encoded protein is MIAAIKPAGSNTRGLLAYLYGPGRQDEHLDPHIVAGFAMLGMPDPGRDENATLTALARYLDEPVRLRNSEFGKKVTDHVWHCPVRAAPEDRHLSDTEWGEIAQRIVQAAGIAPTGDDLACRWITVRHADDHIHILATTVREDGRRPKLHDSGLRVGDACREIEKDYGLRQLKKGDRTGARSPTQAEMHKAERLGWEQTSPEWLQDRIRAAIPHVTNAEEFLSYLEADGIEVKARRGPSGDLLGYAVGRPGDVNENGEQIFHPGGKIAPGLSLPKITARLESSRPEEHPTARRNRASTPWHQAADALDTLHADLADDTHAQAHVSALGELIEATSQKAPANLRAELQAASKAFARAQRSQVRAEDRAAHALRSAARDIVRTATGPDGSALAALVAALVWAAIVAGRWHEAKSHAHQADAARQTVRHLQMAADRALAPTLAELAARPPREEARRVLVGDVRAAVPDHAERIFADPAWFALATVLADAEARGHEPHQLLKEAAAQRELTTARQPARVLITRIQHTGRNPAPNRRAEAARRRSTMASTVLTEQSRNPQTAVAATTPTEKQHRQRR
- the tgmB gene encoding ATP-grasp ribosomal peptide maturase, producing MTNNDHPVLVVTNLDDPTADFVIAELHDRGVPVVRFDSGDFPATLSCSAAIGGTDSWRGSVQTPSRRAELGAVRSVYYRRPSGFAFPHLDRQDERFAVAQARYGLGGILTSLPGCLYVNHPNRIGDAEYKPAGLAAAAAVGFTVPPTLITNVPHDARAFIKEHGTVIFKSISVPLYLVDGKARTVPVTEVTVDEIDDSVTGTMHLFQQCVHKVADVRVTVIGDQIFAVRIDSGLLDWRTDYNTHTYTPLAAPPTVERSMRAYLKHFGLVFGAFDFALTDSGEWIFIECNPSGQWAWMEPPTGLPMTAALADLLEGGIRGQ
- a CDS encoding ATP-binding protein, with translation MTAAKPTATGIPGYTETVPCEPESARRARLLVSAALNTWGIGELAEAGTLVVSELITNAVNHTRCRVVRVVIRRETAEVVRIGVADKCRATPEPADPDDDSEDGRGLLLVESLSWRWGYDLHRWGKLVWAELRVPASC
- the tgmA gene encoding putative ATP-grasp-modified RiPP; amino-acid sequence: MFNYMDRFPTGSPLPQGHLTAAPWGLRRLAPYPPVEGPDYAAVKLDPETQTARYFDASGAPTMSPGHGTSSGTNPATGTTGQGDRAGGDAPDSDTGNDTDQ
- a CDS encoding DUF6087 family protein: MDDEPLRDWAERRDAKIGRLRAVPVVSGDGPRASHLNPDAPRAIERWNGHVWEPYGFASNLAEAKAILYPEASEPPPAGPVPKPLGSGTGKHRKPQTPRSEGGGQAQR